In Botrytis cinerea B05.10 chromosome 6, complete sequence, the following proteins share a genomic window:
- the Bcsed5 gene encoding Bcsed5: MAVASIQDRTNEFRSVLTQVQKRQASSKAGAQRQSLLSDSQKAAANGDANAHGKPRRSEFARKAAEIGRGITGTMEKLQKLAELAKRKTLFDDRPVEINELTFIIKQDLSSLNQQISSLQSLTRAQHPKADQEGEHNKNVVFMLQGKLTDVSVNFKDVLEVRTKNIQASRSRTENFVSSVSSHVQPNISQSASPLYSTPTRGSPGPGQDLLSLNPVGDQQLLMMEEAQPQNEYIHQRGEAIEAIERTINELGGIFGQLATMVSEQSEMIQRIDANTEDVVDNVEGAQRELLKYWSRVSGNRWLVAKMFGVLMIFFLLWVLIAA; encoded by the exons ATGGCCGTCGCATCGATACAAGATCGAACAAACGAGTTCCGATCCGTCCTGACACAAGTGCAAAAGAGACAAGCCTCGTCGAAAGCAGGCGCCCAGAGACAGTCCCTTCTATCCGATTCTCAAAAGGCCGCTGCAAATGGCGATGCGAATGCACATGGCAAACCGCGGAGATCGGAATTTGCGCGGAAGGCGGCCGAGATTGGGAGAGGGATAACGGGGACCATGGAGAAATTACAAAAGTTGGCCGAGT TGGCGAAACGCAAAACTCTCTTCGACGACCGACCCGTCGAAATCAACGAACTCACATTCATAATCAAGCAAGATCTCTCCTCGCTCAACCAACAAATCTCAAGTCTCCAAAGTCTCACGCGCGCTCAACATCCCAAAGCCGATCAAGAAGGCGAACACAACAAAAATGTCGTCTTCATGCTGCAAGGAAAACTCACCGACGTATCCGTAAATTTTAAAGACGTCCTCGAAGTGCGCACCAAGAATATCCAAGCCTCGCGTTCCCGCACCGAGAATTTCGTTTCGTCAGTCTCGTCGCATGTCCAGCCGAATATTTCCCAATCCGCGAGTCCGCTGTATAGTACGCCGACGAGAGGAAGTCCGGGCCCGGGCCAGGATTTGTTAAGTTTGAATCCCGTGGGTGATCAAcagttgttgatgatggaggaggCGCAACCgcaaaatgaatatattcatCAGAGAGGAGAAGCTATAGAAGCCATCGAGAGGACGATTAATGAACTCGGAGGGATTTTTGGACAATTAGCAACGATGGTTTCGGAACAGAGTGAAATGATTCAAAGAATCGATGCGAATACAGAAGATGTGGTGGATAATGTGGAAGGGGCTCAGAGAGAACTACTGAAATATTGGTCGAGGGTATCTGGTAATCGCTGGTTGGTTGCTAAGATGTTTGGCGTTCttatgattttcttttt ACTTTGGGTCTTAATAGCGGCATAG